In the genome of Raphanus sativus cultivar WK10039 chromosome 4, ASM80110v3, whole genome shotgun sequence, one region contains:
- the LOC108850032 gene encoding endoglucanase 21-like: MGSNPLEINAATRQLDAMQQSWLLRPPVRKKKKYVDLGCILVSRKIFLWTLGTLLVTTFLAGSITMIVRHVPHHKHAKPQEDNYTIALNKTLLFFNAQKSGKLPKNNNVSWRGNSCLKDIDVGEYSHRDVVGGYYDAGDTIKFSFPMSYAMTMLSWSVIEYSAKYEAAGELDHVKELIKWGTDYFLKTFNSSADKVDRMVSQVGFRDTGGGSVVHNDYYCWMRPEDIDYKRPAQTCYSGCSDLAAEMAAALASASIVFKDDRAYSKKLVHGAKTLYKYANAIKNSYSIPGAEFYRSSLFWDELLWGGAWLYYATGNITYLDQVTNHDMARHAGAFLDGPYYGVPSWDNKLPGAQLLLTRLRLFLSPGYPYEEILRTFHNQSGVVMCSYLPYYKKFKRTKGGLIMLNHGDPQPLQYAANAAFLAALFSDYLDAAKAPGWNCGPHFYSTDVLRDFARSQIDYILGKNPRKMSYIVGFGHRYPKHVHHRGASIPKSVKKESCKGGWKWRDTKKNNPNTIVGAMVAGPDKHDGFHDLRTNYNYTEPTLAGNAGLVAALVALSGERTFGAIDKNTMFSAVPPLTPATPPPPAPWEP; the protein is encoded by the exons ATGGGAAGCAATCCCTTAGAGATCAATGCGGCAACTAGACAACTAGACGCAATGCAGCAGAGCTGGCTACTCAGACCAcctgtgaggaagaagaagaagtacgTTGATCTCGGATGTATACTAGTCAGCCGCAAGATCTTTCTATGGACTCTTGGAACCCTTCTCGTAACCACCTTTCTCGCTGGATCCATAACCATGATCGTCAGACACGTTCCGCACCACAAACATGCGAAGCCTCAAGAGGACAACTACACAATAGCTCTCAACAAGACCCTCTTGTTCTTCAACGCTCAAAAAT CTGGGAAACTTCCTAAGAACAATAACGTGTCATGGAGAGGCAACTCTTGCCTGAAAGATATCGACGTAGGAGAATACTCTCACAGAGATGTGGTTGGAGGCTATTACGATGCTGGAGATACTATAAAGTTCAGCTTCCCAATGTCATATGCAATGACCATGCTGAGCTGGAGTGTGATTGAATACAGTGCTAAATACGAAGCTGCAGGGGAGCTTGACCATGTTAAAGAGCTCATCAAATGGGGAACTGATTACTTTCTCAAGACCTTCAACAGTAGCGCTGATAAAGTTGACAGGATGGTGTCACAg GTTGGATTTAGGGATACCGGTGGAGGAAGTGTGGTCCATAATGACTATTACTGCTGGATGCGTCCCGAGGACATCGATTACAAAAGGCCTGCGCAAACTTGTTACTCCGGCTGCTCGGATCTTGCTGCAGAGATGGCTGCTGCTTTGGCCTCTGCATCCATTGTCTTCAAAGACGATAGAGCCTACTCTAAGAAACTTGTTCACGGTGCTAAAACGCTTTATAAGTATGCAAACgctattaaaaatagttatagtATACCTGGTGCAGAGTTTTATAGGTCCAGCCTGTTTTGGGATGAGCTTCTTTGGGGCGGTGCTTGGTTGTATTATGCGACTGGAAATATAACGTATCTTGATCAAGTTACCAACCATGATATGGCAAGGCATGCTGGTGCCTTCTTGGATGGGCCTTATTATGGTGTCCCTAGCTGGGACAACAAGCTTCCCGGAGCTCAG CTGCTGTTGACACGGCTAAGGCTGTTTCTAAGCCCTGGATATCCATACGAAGAAATCTTGAGAACCTTTCATAATCAAAGTGGAGTGGTGATGTGCTCATACCTACCTTactacaaaaaatttaaaagaaccAAGG GAGGTTTGATTATGTTGAATCATGGAGATCCACAGCCCCTTCAGTATGCTGCAAATGCGGCCTTCCTAGCTGCGCTATTTAGCGACTATCTAGATGCTGCTAAAGCTCCTGGATGGAACTGTGGTCCTCACTTCTATTCTACCGATGTCCTACGTGACTTTGCAAGATCACAG ATTGATTACATACTCGGTAAAAACCCTCGGAAGATGAGTTATATTGTAGGCTTTGGGCACCGGTACCCGAAACACGTACATCATAGAGGAGCTTCGATACCGAAAAGTGTGAAGAAAGAAAGCTGCAAAGGAGGATGGAAGTGGAGAGACACCAAGAAGAATAATCCAAACACCATCGTAGGAGCCATGGTTGCTGGACCTGACAAACACGACGGGTTCCATGACCTTCGTACCAACTACAATTACACTGAGCCGACCCTTGCAGGTAATGCTGGTCTGGTCGCAGCTCTGGTTGCTTTGTCAGGAGAAAGAACGTTTGGAGCTATTGACAAGAACACTATGTTTTCTGCTGTGCCTCCTTTAACACCTGCCACGCCACCTCCTCCAGCTCCTTGGGAGccttaa